ACAGTGCTGACATTCATTGCTGTGTGCAGTGCTGAAATTCATTGCTGTGCACAGTGCTGACATTCATTGCTGTGCACAGTGCTGACATTCATTGCTGTGTGCAGTGCTGAAATTCATTGCTGTGCACAGTGCTGAAATTCATTGCTGTGTGCAGTGCTGAAATTCATTGCTGTGCACAGTGCTGAAATTCATTGCTGTGTGCAGTGCTGAAATTCTTTGCTGTGCACAGTGCTGAAATTCATTGCTGTGTACAGTGCTGACATTCATTGCTGTGTGCAGTACTGAAATTCATTGCTGTGCACAGTGCTGAAATTCAGCACTGTGCACAGTGCTGAAATTCATTGCTGTGTGCAGTGCTGAAATTCATTGTTGTGCACAGTGCTGAAATTCATTGCTGTGCACAGTGCTGAAATTCATTGCTGTGTGCAGTGCTGAAATTCATTGTTGTATGCAGTGCTGAGATTCATTGCTGTGTGCAGTGCTGAAATTCATTGCTGTGCGCAGTGCTGAAATTCATTGCTGTGCGCAGTGCTGAAATTCGTTACTGTGCACAGTGCTGAAATTCATTGCTGTGTGCAGTGCTGACATTCATTGCTGTATGCAGTGCTGAAATTCATTGCTGTGTGCAGTGCTGAGATTCATTGCTGTGTACAGTGCTGAAATTCATTGCTGTATGCAGTGCTGAAATTCAGTGCTCTATGCAGTGCTGAAATTCATTGCTGTATGCAGTGCTGAAATTCATTGCTGATGCAGTGCTGAAATTCATTGCTGATGCAGTACCGAAATTCATTGCTGATGCAGTACTGTTTCAAGAAAGATTATTAGGGTAGTTCAAATTTTACAATacagtaaaattatatttttgttctaaTTTGCTGCAGGCATTGAATAAATACTGTGTTGAGGCTGCAGTATCAACTGCTCTCGCACTCCagtgtaaaataaacaaagtgtcatattttgacagaaaacaTTATTTCTATGCAGACCTTCCTGTAAGTGATTTTGATGTTATCTTagtgtttatttcattattggTGACATGCAGTGTGATTTCTGAAGTGTAATACCTGTATCTTGTATCTTGTACACTCAGTCAGAGACTTACTACTACATCATTGGGTAAATTTCTTAGTAGCTTTAAGGACGCCATATTCCTGTTAttgtaaaaaacaaaagattatattttttgaccactaggagtgctgttcaaaaGGAGCTTTTGGACCAAACTGGCGAATTACAGTAGTCAAGTCAAGTACAGTACTAGATACACTAGTCTCCTCATTTTAGCAGTGTTTTGATATCAAAAAGTCAATTGTATTGTTAGTCAGTCCAAAGAATTAATGTGTATTATATTCAGGAACTCACAGGGTTGTTTTATAGGCTCATTTACTTTGTTTATCTAGAAGTACACATTTCTGCTGCTGTTTGATTTTTTGAAAGTGAAATTTTGTGTGATTGTGAAAATGGTGTTTTGTGGAAAAACAACAGCCTGGCTGTTTCTTGACCTTTTACAAATACAGAGTGACAAAAAATCATTGCCagataatattttcaaattatgatTATTAATTGTTAggatatttttatttgaagagTGGTTACCAGATTACACAACAAAGGGTTCCCTTGGCAACTGATGGGAAAGTAGAGTTTTCCTTGTTTGATCCTGGCAGTAAAAAGGAACCAGTTAAAAAGACAGTGAGATTACAACAAGTACAATTAGAACATGATAGTGGTAAAAGTCTACATGATGAGGATAATCAAGAAACACTTGTTGACCTTAATAGAGCAGGTAAATCATTGTTGTGTTATGAACAGGTAAATCACCAATGTTGGAAATGCAGATTGTAGAAACAGTTGTCCctaaggggtgagatcaatacttcaatgtaggatgaaaatgtcattcttTTTAATACTTAGGGGATTGGGttttttgaaccattttagttctcatccgacAAAATCGATCTTACTTTTAATTGAATCTGTTGTCTACCCCAAAATGCAATTATTTCTTTAACATGTTGTCAAATCAAGAAATGGAAGAATGTTCACTATATATTGGTAGTAAAATGCATGACACTGAAATAtagtaaagtgtcaaaaaaagaGCCTTTTCTTCACTAGATACTGGCTtcatattcataacactacatactactacacactgatTGAAATTTattgctgtctgaaacaattatcaattttggccaatgAAATTAGAGGAAGGGTTTGAAGGGtctgattttacatcacctacaattacttgtgattacaGGGAAACATCAATtaatcttgtgcctttatagggtatctttagTGTGGGctattgcatgatgggagtcagcagaagtaatatattcatggttgaacaatgaatattcacgactcctaagtgcttattcccttcagtgtaaaacatgtcatgaatattcattgttcaactgggaatacagtatattatttttcctttatATTACCAATAAATGTAGAAATTTATTGTACATAGGAAAgtaaaaaacaataacaaactgatTGTCCGAGTCAAATGTGAAGGAAATATGAAGATGAGATTTTAGCTAAACTATTcgttttattgtttgtttgtttgttaggtGTTGGGTTAATGGAGGTTGTGACCTTACCTGATATGTGCAATGGTACAGAAGCCTCAGCCTTGGTTAGAGAGTTACAACTCATCTTACAGTATCTTGGTACTTGTGATGGTAAAATGGAAGGTAGGAGacacaaaaaaatcattttagaaTTTTAGCAAAGAAGGAATTCATCTGTTTTGGCAGCTTCTTGATAGACATTGTTTGTTCTGCATAACATGTAAGTGTCTATAACAGGACAGTATGTctgtcaaaattttgataaatatggCACATTCCAATACTTACCCACCTTACAGTCATTTCTGAGAGAAGTGACACAAGAAGGCGTACCAGCTGGGTAAAAGTGATGGATAAAATTACATGGCAGTACAGGAAGTAGCCAATAAAATGATGTGAGGGTAATTACTTGTACCTGAAAATCATGTTATCTGAAACAAAGTTAGTAGAATATGCCATTGAAAATGCCATTAACATTTGCCATGAAACAATGGGgaataatttatgtaaagtaggCTACAGTACTCGACTATCATGGCCCTCACTTTTGGTTTGGTCCAAAGACTGCtcctgaacagcactcctagtggccaaactgtaaaATCTTTTGTTTCTGTTTCACTTGTAAACAGAATATTGCATATTGGCATACAAAATAGAACTTTCTTATTACTTAGTATTTGAAAATCTCACGTTTTAGTATTGTAAGCAGTCAATGTGTCTTTCAACTGATTTTAAATGTTCTTCTTCAATTTTTGCATTCATGTTTTACTGTTTTGTATCACCAGAGGGCTCACTTCGAGTTGATGCCAATATTTCTGTGAACAGACCAGGAGATCCACCAGGTACTCGTACAGAAGTGAAAAACATCAACAGTGCTCGCTTTGTTAAAATAGCAATAGGTATGTTGGACGACTTATTTAAGTTGCATTTCTTTGGCATAACATACGAAGCCTCAACATCATGAACAAGAACTAAAAATACTAATgaattaacaatttttttaatagaaaTACAAAGATTTGAAACTTGAAATGTTCATTTTCCGAATGGTatactgtattacatgtacttaagTGCTGATTTGATATTGAATTGTAAACCCATTCTATAGGCTGGTTGTACCATTGGTGAAATCAACTATGTTGATATCTAgaataatgtaatgtacataaACCACTATGACTACACACACTCTTGCCTTCTATACTACAGCTTCATGCACAGAAAGACTTGAGATTTTAAAAACACTTCATTATATAGTTAATGGTAGCCCAGACTGTTGTCATAGTCTCCTATCTCCAGCCTACCTTTCACACTATGCCAATGCTTTCACCATTGCAAGCACAGAAATCTGTcctgaatttgaaattttctcTGCTGAAATCCAATTGGATatcacatttatatattttactgCTAATTTAACTGTACAAGCTGATGTGGCTTACATTGAGGGGTGGGTGggggcagggggggggggggttgcttaCAGGGAGTTGAGTGGTATGATATTTCCTGTTGTTAACATGACTCTTCTGTAACCATGCCTGTTGGCAGATTTGCACAAATTTGTTTATTGCAAAACACTGTCAAAATCCATGGTGTGATTTGATGATAGGCTGAAGATAGTGGGACAACAAAGTGTATCTGTGTACTAAttcactattttttatttttgcctcaGATCATGAGATTGAAAGGCACATCcatgttttagaaaataatGGTCAGATTTACAATGAAACACGGTCATTTGACTTTAAACTAGGGTAAGTTAAATCTCATTTCTTGGATTCTCATTCCACTATATCAGTATACCTACTAATCTATCAGTATATCTACTAATCACAACTCAAATATTTACCTGGTATTTTCAAATCATGTGTCAGGTTCTGTAAATCAAACCTTATTATCTGTTAGCCAATGAAATTAGGTTGAGTCTAATCTAATCAAATCAtctaatccaatccaatccaatctaaTCAAATCAGATCAAATCATCTAATCCAGTCTAATCTAatccaatacatgtataatataatgtaatgtaatctaATCCAATCTAATGTAATCTAATCTTGTCTAATCTGTGTAATTCAATGCAGTCTAATTGTATGTaatgttacaatatttacagTAAAACTGTGCCTATGAGGGTGAAGGAAGCCTTTGCAGATTATCGATTTATGCCCGAACCCAACCTACCACCATTGGTGTTATATGATAATATTAGTATTGGTATGACACAGAATACTAATAATGCAGTCAACATTGATGGCCTACTCAAGAATTTACCAGAACTACCTGAAGAAAGACGACAGAGATTAATGAGGCAGTTTGGGATTCCTCTCAAACAAAGTATTATATTAATGGTTGGTATAATTTGGTTAGTGCTAGTATAACCTAGTTAGTGGCTACTTCTCAACGACAGTATTATATTAATGGTTGTTATAGTTGGTTAGTGCTAGCACATATTGTTAGTGCTAGTATAATTTGGTTAAAAGCCAGAATAGCCTAGTTGGTGGCTAGTTTTAAAGCACAGCTTTGTACTGGTGGTTTGTATAGACTGGTTAACTGGTTAGTGCTAGTTTTTTTGGTTAGTGGCCAGTATAGCCTAGTTAGTGGCTACTTCTCAAATACACCATTACATTGGTGGTTTCTATAGACTGGTTAGTGGTAGTAGTTGGTGGTTAACAGCTTGTATAGCCTGGTTAATGGCCAGTATAGTCTAGTTAGTGACTAGTTTGTAAACACAACATTATACTAATAGTTTATAGAGTGGTTAGAGCTAGTATTTGCTGGTTTATAGCAACATCAATCtcaaatacaata
The genomic region above belongs to Glandiceps talaboti chromosome 8, keGlaTala1.1, whole genome shotgun sequence and contains:
- the LOC144439276 gene encoding glutamyl-tRNA(Gln) amidotransferase subunit B, mitochondrial-like; amino-acid sequence: MAASIGKLCSPIRPTVLLVPSRYFCHSCRLHRKNKDNTKQARSTLHNLRGWETVVGLEIHAQISSKSKMFSGSEVRFSAPPNSLVSFFDASLPGTLPALNKYCVEAAVSTALALQCKINKVSYFDRKHYFYADLPSGYQITQQRVPLATDGKVEFSLFDPGSKKEPVKKTVRLQQVQLEHDSGKSLHDEDNQETLVDLNRAGVGLMEVVTLPDMCNGTEASALVRELQLILQYLGTCDGKMEEGSLRVDANISVNRPGDPPGTRTEVKNINSARFVKIAIDHEIERHIHVLENNGQIYNETRSFDFKLGKTVPMRVKEAFADYRFMPEPNLPPLVLYDNISIGMTQNTNNAVNIDGLLKNLPELPEERRQRLMRQFGIPLKQSIILMQEPGLVEYYECIMKENPSRDANKVANWIVTDLLRELNQRAMSLKESPISATSLGELIDLMDKGVISASIGKKMMSLLFDKDSKSLLEIIEANNWAQIRDEEVLEELCSKILVENKDVVTAYHQGTKKVLNRLIGLVQRQTQGRADPIILNKIMKMKLDGK